The following proteins are co-located in the Haloplanus sp. HW8-1 genome:
- a CDS encoding DUF7523 family protein gives MSIAEATREAVRERPYLLAALRADVVNYRAAAATLGLDASEEAVAAALRRFAADLEERERTARDVRVTVERGVGVVDDANGEPSLTVGDRAVVPDAGSATALVAIGDVDARALWTVLGRLDAAGIEVAAAGVADGRLLVAVGGRDGGRALRVVEAALDATPA, from the coding sequence ATGTCCATCGCCGAGGCCACACGCGAGGCCGTCAGGGAGCGGCCGTATCTGCTGGCGGCGCTCCGGGCCGACGTCGTCAACTACCGCGCCGCGGCGGCGACGCTCGGCCTCGACGCCAGCGAGGAAGCCGTCGCGGCCGCGCTGCGCCGGTTCGCCGCGGATCTCGAAGAGCGCGAACGGACCGCTCGCGACGTACGGGTAACCGTCGAACGGGGCGTGGGCGTCGTCGACGACGCGAACGGCGAGCCGTCGCTGACCGTCGGGGACCGTGCGGTCGTCCCGGACGCGGGTTCGGCGACGGCCCTCGTCGCGATCGGCGACGTGGACGCGCGGGCGTTGTGGACCGTTCTGGGACGGCTCGACGCCGCTGGAATCGAGGTGGCGGCCGCCGGCGTCGCGGACGGTCGCCTGCTCGTCGCCGTGGGCGGCCGGGACGGCGGACGGGCGCTCCGAGTCGTCGAAGCGGCGCTCGACGCCACCCCGGCGTGA
- the proC gene encoding pyrroline-5-carboxylate reductase, translating into MTTVSVIGCGHMGSALIQGLSAAGTHRVTACDLDTDALEAIEPYCAETTTDVASATAGAEVVFVAVTPDVVGAVLDELDLSPDQTLVTIAAGVPRDFVAGHTDATVVRLMPNLAAETRTMAAAVAWDAPDETVGELLDDLGEYVVIDEALMDVATALNGSGPAFVYYLIKAMQESGVAEGMDPADARTLAAQTFKGAAETVLRSEESLEDLIDAVATEGGTTIEGMRVLWESDADAAVADAVHAAADRSRELADGLDDE; encoded by the coding sequence ATGACTACCGTGAGCGTCATCGGGTGTGGCCACATGGGGAGTGCCCTGATACAGGGGCTCTCCGCGGCCGGCACCCACAGGGTGACCGCATGCGACTTGGACACGGACGCCCTCGAAGCCATCGAGCCGTACTGTGCGGAGACGACCACGGACGTCGCGTCGGCGACGGCCGGGGCGGAGGTGGTGTTCGTCGCCGTGACACCCGACGTGGTCGGGGCCGTCCTCGACGAACTCGACCTCTCGCCGGACCAGACGCTGGTCACCATCGCCGCCGGCGTCCCGCGGGACTTCGTGGCGGGCCACACCGACGCGACGGTGGTGCGACTCATGCCAAACCTCGCCGCCGAGACGCGGACCATGGCCGCGGCGGTCGCCTGGGACGCCCCCGACGAGACAGTGGGCGAACTCCTCGACGACCTCGGCGAATACGTCGTGATCGACGAGGCGCTGATGGACGTGGCGACGGCCCTCAACGGTAGCGGGCCGGCCTTCGTCTACTATCTCATCAAGGCGATGCAGGAGAGCGGGGTCGCCGAGGGCATGGACCCGGCCGACGCCCGCACGCTCGCGGCCCAGACGTTCAAGGGTGCCGCCGAGACGGTCCTCCGCTCCGAGGAGTCACTCGAGGACCTGATCGACGCCGTCGCCACCGAGGGCGGCACGACCATCGAGGGGATGCGGGTCCTCTGGGAGAGCGACGCCGACGCCGCGGTGGCGGATGCCGTCCACGCGGCGGCCGACCGCTCGCGCGAACTCGCCGACGGGTTGGACGATGAATGA
- the proB gene encoding glutamate 5-kinase, whose product MNEVVEPEEIQRTRELAAGADRVVVKAGTNSLTDEESNLDDTKLDKLVDDIEDLLSRGKEVLLVSSGAIGAGQGRIDYPTETVEESQALSTVGQSHLMRRYTESFERYGRTVAQILLTDHDLENPERFTNFRNTVETLLDWGVVPILNENDAVATEEIRIGDNDMLSSSVAVGIDVDLLVTLTDVDGVYTGNPKADASAERIEAVGRNYAEVQELIDASSEDQFGGIRTKVQGARDASEHGIPAVIAGSAKPDVLERIATGKPVGTIFVPVNGVIDD is encoded by the coding sequence ATGAATGAGGTCGTCGAACCCGAGGAGATCCAGCGGACACGCGAGCTAGCTGCGGGTGCCGACCGCGTCGTCGTCAAGGCCGGGACGAACTCGCTGACCGACGAGGAGTCGAACCTCGACGACACGAAACTCGACAAACTCGTCGACGACATCGAGGATTTACTCTCGCGTGGCAAGGAGGTCCTGTTGGTCTCGTCCGGTGCCATCGGCGCCGGGCAGGGCCGGATCGACTACCCCACCGAGACCGTCGAGGAGTCACAGGCGCTCTCGACGGTCGGCCAGAGCCACCTGATGCGCCGCTACACCGAGAGTTTCGAGCGCTACGGCCGGACGGTCGCCCAGATCCTCCTGACGGATCACGACCTCGAGAACCCCGAACGGTTCACGAACTTCCGGAACACGGTCGAGACGCTACTGGACTGGGGTGTCGTCCCGATCCTCAACGAGAACGACGCCGTCGCCACCGAGGAGATCCGCATCGGCGACAACGACATGCTCTCGTCGTCGGTCGCCGTCGGCATCGACGTCGACCTGCTGGTGACGCTCACCGACGTAGACGGGGTGTACACCGGCAACCCGAAGGCGGACGCGTCGGCCGAGCGCATCGAGGCGGTCGGCCGCAACTACGCCGAGGTACAGGAACTCATCGACGCGAGTTCCGAAGACCAGTTCGGCGGCATCCGGACGAAAGTTCAGGGCGCGCGGGACGCGAGCGAACACGGCATCCCCGCCGTCATCGCCGGGTCGGCCAAACCGGACGTGCTGGAGCGAATCGCTACTGGGAAACCCGTGGGGACCATATTCGTCCCCGTGAACGGAGTCATCGATGACTGA
- a CDS encoding glutamate-5-semialdehyde dehydrogenase, whose translation MTDRATERKVAEAGTAALELAKLDDKERSAALHAIADAIEANHERILDANADDVAEGEELLDAGEYSRALVDRLDLSASKLDDIAEMVRSVAEQEDPLGKTLSARRLDEDLELYKVGVPIGVIGTVFESRPDALVQIAALSLKSGNAVILKGGSEASHSNRVLYDLIVEATADVPDGWAQLIEAREDVNTMLGMDDEIDLLMPRGSSEFVSYIQDNTKIPVLGHTEGVCHVFVDRDADLSMAEDVAFDAKVQYPAVCNAVETLLVHESVAADFLPAMLDRYREAGVTLRGDAATREVVDIDPATDEDWETEYGDLELSIKVVDSLTAAVDHVNAHGSKHTESIVTEDADRAGRFMRSIDAASVFHNASTRFADGYRFGLGAEVGISTGKIHARGPVGLEGLTTYKYHLEGDGHLVATYSGENAKPYLHEAFDGEWIPGHRSGGGE comes from the coding sequence ATGACTGATCGAGCCACCGAACGGAAGGTCGCGGAGGCAGGGACCGCCGCGCTGGAGTTGGCGAAACTGGACGACAAGGAGCGGAGCGCCGCCCTCCACGCCATCGCCGACGCCATCGAGGCGAACCACGAGCGGATCCTCGACGCCAACGCGGACGACGTGGCGGAAGGTGAGGAACTCCTCGATGCCGGGGAGTACAGCCGTGCACTCGTCGATCGGCTCGACCTCTCGGCGTCGAAACTCGACGACATCGCCGAGATGGTCCGCAGCGTCGCCGAACAGGAGGACCCGCTCGGCAAGACGCTTTCGGCCCGCCGACTCGACGAGGATCTCGAACTCTACAAGGTCGGCGTCCCCATCGGCGTCATCGGTACGGTGTTCGAGTCCCGCCCGGACGCACTGGTACAGATCGCCGCCCTCAGCCTCAAATCTGGCAACGCAGTGATCCTGAAAGGCGGCAGCGAGGCCAGCCACTCGAATCGCGTGCTGTACGACCTCATCGTCGAGGCGACGGCCGACGTCCCCGACGGCTGGGCGCAGTTGATCGAGGCCCGCGAGGACGTCAACACCATGCTCGGGATGGACGACGAAATCGACCTCCTCATGCCCCGCGGGAGTTCCGAGTTCGTCAGCTACATTCAGGACAACACCAAGATTCCCGTCCTCGGCCACACCGAAGGGGTGTGTCACGTCTTCGTCGACCGCGACGCCGACCTCTCGATGGCCGAGGACGTCGCCTTCGACGCGAAGGTGCAGTACCCCGCGGTCTGTAACGCCGTCGAGACGCTTCTGGTCCACGAGTCCGTGGCCGCCGACTTCCTGCCGGCGATGCTCGACCGCTACCGCGAGGCGGGCGTCACGCTCCGCGGCGACGCGGCGACCCGCGAGGTCGTCGACATCGACCCCGCGACCGACGAGGACTGGGAGACGGAGTACGGCGACCTCGAACTCTCGATCAAGGTCGTCGACTCCCTCACGGCGGCCGTCGATCACGTCAACGCTCACGGCTCGAAGCACACCGAATCCATCGTGACCGAGGACGCCGACCGCGCCGGACGGTTCATGCGGAGTATCGACGCTGCGAGCGTGTTCCACAACGCCTCGACCCGCTTTGCGGACGGCTATCGCTTCGGACTCGGCGCCGAAGTCGGCATCAGCACCGGGAAGATCCACGCCCGCGGCCCCGTCGGTCTCGAAGGTCTCACGACCTACAAGTACCACCTCGAAGGCGACGGCCACCTCGTCGCCACCTACTCCGGGGAGAACGCGAAACCCTACCTCCACGAGGCGTTCGATGGCGAGTGGATCCCCGGACACCGGTCCGGCGGCGGGGAGTGA
- a CDS encoding TVP38/TMEM64 family protein, whose protein sequence is MRVFASAEARRQFVVHALLAALVVAGVTVVLGDRLSLLTDAAAVRAYVRGFGIWAPVVLIGLQTLQVVLAPIPGQVLGVVAGYLFGPWWGTLFNMIGIGLGSALAFWLSRRFGRTYVERTIHAEVLDRFDAIVDRGGLSALFVLFLVPGLPDDALCFVGGLTPIPLRRLVLVAVVGRAPAFFLVNVFGGLVADGDLPAAGALFVVVTVLSLAGYLYRRRLVALLDGTR, encoded by the coding sequence GTGAGGGTGTTCGCTTCCGCCGAGGCACGCCGGCAGTTCGTCGTCCACGCGCTCCTGGCCGCCCTCGTCGTCGCGGGCGTGACGGTCGTCTTGGGTGACCGACTGTCGCTCCTGACCGACGCCGCGGCGGTTCGGGCGTACGTCCGTGGGTTCGGAATCTGGGCGCCCGTGGTCCTGATCGGTCTCCAGACGCTTCAGGTGGTGCTGGCACCGATCCCCGGACAGGTCCTCGGCGTCGTCGCTGGGTATCTCTTCGGGCCGTGGTGGGGGACGCTGTTCAACATGATCGGGATCGGTCTCGGGAGCGCACTCGCCTTCTGGCTGTCGCGGCGGTTCGGTCGGACCTACGTCGAACGAACGATCCACGCCGAGGTACTCGACCGATTCGACGCCATCGTCGACCGCGGCGGCCTCTCCGCCCTGTTCGTCCTCTTTCTCGTCCCGGGGCTCCCGGACGACGCGCTCTGTTTCGTCGGCGGGCTGACGCCGATTCCACTGCGTCGACTCGTGTTGGTTGCCGTGGTCGGACGGGCACCCGCCTTCTTTCTGGTCAACGTCTTCGGCGGCCTCGTGGCGGACGGCGACCTTCCCGCGGCCGGCGCGCTGTTCGTGGTCGTCACGGTACTCTCGCTGGCCGGCTACCTCTACCGACGGCGACTCGTTGCACTTCTCGACGGGACGCGATGA
- a CDS encoding OsmC family protein, producing the protein MARDSTGPGSTTIEITGHGRGPKRTHVETGNAEFVIGTEASPLEHLLGSLAACLNVIGHMVAKEYGIVVRDVAVHVAGDIDTAKYRGDATEPRAGFETIRVDVTVDSDADDETLAAWLADVEERCPVADNLDTGTDIDVTLGRA; encoded by the coding sequence ATGGCTCGAGACTCCACGGGGCCGGGATCGACGACCATCGAAATCACGGGACATGGACGGGGACCGAAGCGCACGCACGTCGAAACTGGGAACGCCGAGTTCGTCATCGGCACCGAGGCCAGTCCGCTTGAGCATCTCCTCGGGTCGCTGGCGGCGTGTCTCAACGTCATCGGGCACATGGTGGCAAAGGAGTACGGCATCGTCGTTCGCGACGTCGCCGTCCACGTTGCCGGCGATATCGACACGGCGAAGTACAGGGGCGACGCGACGGAGCCCCGTGCCGGCTTCGAGACGATCCGTGTCGACGTGACCGTCGATTCGGACGCCGACGACGAGACGCTGGCGGCGTGGCTGGCCGACGTCGAGGAGCGCTGCCCCGTCGCCGACAACCTCGATACGGGGACGGATATCGACGTGACCCTGGGACGTGCGTGA
- a CDS encoding C-terminal binding protein — MTHHIVVTDHDFPDLSVETAALDGADVDLRGESARTPEAVIEAAEGADGLLVQYAEITPAVFEALPDLQAVGRYGIGVDSVDLDAATAHGVQVVNVPDYCIEEVPTHALALLLACIRKVPAYDRTIRDGTWDWTDGKPIHRLTGATLGVVGFGKLPRRLLELVAGFDLDVLVYDPYVDAGEIEAVGAEKVDLDDLLARAKYVSVHAPLTEETHHLLDAAAFERMREDAILVNTARGALVDVDALVDAVESEEIAGAGLDVLPEEPPDPTPPSDHEAIVYTPHVAWYSETSMETMRRTVAEDVLGILRGEPARNPVNDPDGGE, encoded by the coding sequence ATGACTCACCACATCGTCGTCACCGACCACGACTTCCCCGATCTGTCCGTCGAGACTGCTGCTCTCGACGGCGCCGACGTCGATCTCCGAGGGGAGTCCGCCAGAACGCCAGAGGCTGTGATCGAGGCCGCCGAGGGTGCGGACGGGCTGTTGGTCCAGTACGCGGAGATCACGCCGGCCGTGTTCGAGGCCCTCCCGGACCTGCAAGCCGTCGGTCGGTACGGCATCGGCGTCGACTCAGTCGACCTCGACGCCGCGACCGCACACGGCGTCCAGGTGGTGAACGTCCCCGACTACTGCATCGAGGAGGTGCCGACCCACGCGCTCGCGCTCCTGCTTGCCTGTATCCGGAAGGTCCCGGCGTACGACCGGACGATTAGGGACGGGACGTGGGATTGGACGGACGGCAAGCCGATCCATCGGCTCACCGGCGCGACGCTCGGGGTGGTCGGGTTCGGGAAACTCCCGCGTCGCCTGCTGGAACTCGTGGCCGGTTTCGATCTGGACGTGCTCGTCTACGATCCGTACGTCGATGCGGGCGAAATCGAGGCCGTGGGCGCCGAGAAGGTCGACCTCGACGACCTGCTCGCTCGTGCGAAGTACGTGTCGGTACATGCGCCCCTCACCGAGGAGACCCACCACCTCCTCGATGCGGCGGCGTTCGAGCGAATGCGCGAGGACGCCATCTTGGTCAACACCGCCAGAGGGGCACTCGTCGACGTGGACGCCCTCGTCGACGCCGTCGAGTCCGAGGAGATTGCCGGCGCCGGCCTAGACGTCCTCCCGGAGGAGCCGCCGGATCCCACGCCGCCGAGCGACCACGAGGCCATCGTCTATACACCCCACGTGGCCTGGTACTCGGAAACGTCGATGGAGACGATGCGACGGACCGTCGCCGAGGACGTCCTCGGCATCCTCCGTGGGGAGCCCGCCCGAAATCCGGTGAACGATCCCGACGGTGGGGAGTAA
- a CDS encoding enoyl-CoA hydratase/isomerase family protein codes for MAYEAYESISVDVDDGVATVTLHRPEKYNALSTAVYLDLARAFAEIGLDREIDVTVITGEGTEAFCAGADIEQYAGDAEDHDPRQKDRQRILYEDVYRRLYDLHCPTIAKINGYCVGGGLILAAFCDLRIAVDDAAFGVPTTDIGQIPSGGSTYRVTQLIGEAKVKELVYTAGMVDADEARDIGFLNHVVPRSALDDRVDGIVDAIQDTGRRAVKNSKRAINYGANAPDLETAREYEADAWWEQFATEERVRLVDEFVED; via the coding sequence ATGGCGTACGAAGCGTACGAGAGCATCTCGGTCGACGTCGACGACGGCGTCGCGACCGTCACCCTCCACCGTCCCGAGAAGTACAACGCACTGAGCACCGCCGTGTATCTCGATCTGGCCCGTGCGTTCGCGGAGATCGGTCTCGACCGCGAGATCGACGTGACGGTCATCACCGGCGAAGGGACGGAGGCCTTCTGTGCCGGGGCGGACATCGAACAGTACGCCGGGGACGCCGAGGACCACGACCCCCGACAGAAGGACCGCCAGCGGATCCTCTACGAGGACGTCTACCGTCGGCTGTACGACCTGCACTGCCCGACCATCGCCAAGATCAACGGCTACTGTGTCGGCGGTGGGCTCATCCTTGCGGCCTTCTGTGACCTCCGGATCGCCGTCGACGACGCCGCGTTCGGCGTCCCGACGACGGACATCGGACAGATCCCGAGCGGCGGATCGACGTATCGCGTCACGCAGTTGATCGGCGAGGCGAAGGTGAAGGAACTCGTCTACACGGCCGGCATGGTCGACGCCGACGAGGCCCGCGACATCGGCTTTCTCAACCACGTCGTCCCGCGATCGGCGCTCGACGATCGCGTCGACGGGATCGTCGACGCGATCCAGGACACCGGCCGACGGGCGGTCAAGAACTCGAAGCGCGCGATCAACTACGGCGCGAACGCGCCCGACCTCGAGACGGCTCGCGAGTACGAGGCCGACGCCTGGTGGGAGCAGTTCGCGACCGAGGAGCGAGTCCGCCTCGTCGACGAGTTCGTCGAGGACTGA
- a CDS encoding YgaP-like transmembrane domain — protein MVGTNVGGRDRLVRTLLAAFLTVVAIRALERGKRATGLLAAAGALGFGFNAVTCFCGVNEALGVDTTED, from the coding sequence ATGGTCGGGACGAACGTCGGTGGCCGTGACCGCCTCGTGCGGACGCTGCTCGCCGCCTTCCTCACGGTCGTCGCGATTCGCGCGCTCGAACGGGGGAAACGAGCGACCGGCCTGCTCGCCGCGGCCGGCGCCCTCGGCTTCGGATTCAACGCCGTGACCTGTTTCTGTGGGGTGAACGAGGCGCTCGGTGTCGACACGACCGAGGACTGA
- a CDS encoding ATP-binding protein yields the protein MIDLLVIADVLLVVTLVTAGITAIASRPELGTTGLGITAGCLAVVAVLDVAVRLSVADIETLFSGVRVALFGASIAWLWFAVEHTGRGPELTRRRLFGGTGTAVALVFATQLPVSVIQDVSVAIINISATYGSVAGTFLLSQATLKRKLVPLWQGVLLPISGSSLVMVGFVASLTPLQDGVVQNLILATALGSGVPLAASVFTEAAENTTKQARLARGVVLGEVSEAVVVTDTRGNIIHMNETARQVFLGAQSRNAFGRDFESLIGVEPDELHDTLVDRELTTEIGRRWFEVTHSPMTEANGDSTGDIYIFRDVTARRSNQQRRNVLVRLLRHNLRNKVDVIRAHAELLSDQPERGKQIANSARELATTSETVTEMDQLLSQEHIGRERIEIGELTQEVGNRVADDFGGTVTVDTEPVTLHTSREAVRTVVAELVSNGMKHAEMDEPPVRVSVRASAQHAVITIEDEGPGIPEQEYAVLGSVEQSQLRHGRGLGIWMVQWIVTRLGGTLSFDADSSGTVVTVQLPRGDGKRDARSNPHPTQD from the coding sequence ATGATCGACCTGCTCGTCATCGCCGATGTCCTCCTCGTCGTGACCCTGGTCACGGCCGGAATCACGGCCATCGCCAGTCGACCGGAACTCGGGACGACCGGTCTCGGTATCACTGCCGGGTGTCTCGCCGTGGTCGCCGTCCTTGACGTGGCCGTCCGTCTGAGCGTGGCTGATATCGAGACGCTGTTCAGCGGTGTGAGAGTCGCCCTGTTTGGGGCGTCGATAGCCTGGTTGTGGTTCGCAGTCGAACACACCGGTCGCGGTCCAGAACTCACGCGCAGGCGACTTTTCGGTGGCACCGGAACGGCTGTCGCCCTCGTGTTCGCGACGCAACTACCGGTGTCAGTGATCCAAGACGTCTCGGTGGCCATCATCAATATCTCGGCAACGTACGGGAGCGTCGCGGGAACCTTTCTGCTCTCACAGGCGACACTCAAGCGCAAATTGGTCCCGCTGTGGCAAGGCGTTCTCCTTCCAATCAGCGGTAGCAGTCTCGTTATGGTCGGGTTCGTCGCGTCACTCACTCCCCTGCAAGACGGTGTCGTCCAGAACCTCATCTTGGCCACCGCCCTCGGCTCTGGAGTGCCATTGGCGGCGAGCGTGTTCACCGAAGCAGCCGAAAACACCACGAAACAGGCACGGTTGGCCCGCGGCGTGGTTCTCGGAGAAGTTTCGGAAGCCGTGGTCGTAACGGACACGCGTGGAAATATCATTCATATGAACGAAACCGCGAGGCAGGTGTTTCTCGGGGCACAGTCTCGAAACGCCTTCGGACGTGATTTCGAGTCGCTCATCGGGGTTGAACCCGATGAACTCCACGATACTCTCGTCGACCGTGAGCTGACTACCGAAATCGGGCGCCGATGGTTCGAGGTGACCCACAGCCCGATGACGGAAGCGAACGGTGACTCGACCGGGGACATCTACATCTTCCGTGACGTTACAGCACGGCGGAGCAACCAGCAGCGGAGAAACGTCCTCGTGAGGCTCTTGCGTCACAACCTCCGTAACAAAGTAGACGTGATCCGTGCACACGCGGAACTCCTTTCTGACCAGCCGGAACGTGGTAAACAGATCGCGAATTCCGCCAGAGAGCTCGCAACGACGAGCGAGACCGTCACCGAGATGGACCAACTCCTCTCGCAGGAGCACATCGGCCGGGAACGGATCGAAATCGGAGAACTCACCCAAGAGGTGGGAAATCGGGTCGCCGACGATTTCGGAGGGACCGTGACCGTCGACACGGAGCCGGTAACGCTGCATACCAGTCGTGAGGCCGTCCGGACCGTCGTGGCTGAACTCGTCAGCAACGGCATGAAACACGCCGAGATGGACGAGCCACCCGTTCGCGTCTCAGTTCGCGCATCCGCCCAACATGCTGTGATTACGATTGAAGACGAAGGACCAGGCATCCCCGAACAGGAGTACGCAGTGCTTGGATCCGTCGAACAGTCACAGCTCCGTCATGGACGGGGACTGGGCATCTGGATGGTCCAGTGGATCGTCACCCGACTCGGCGGTACGCTTTCGTTCGACGCCGACAGCTCCGGAACAGTGGTAACTGTTCAACTCCCACGTGGTGACGGCAAACGTGACGCTCGATCTAACCCTCATCCCACGCAAGATTGA
- a CDS encoding histidine kinase N-terminal 7TM domain-containing protein, protein MSPYGISLSHSLLGAAALLIAVALTRSAWNRRSRPGARALATVGGLLTLGSIAFIVMFVYPARYQGLWIVTLYNTSGFVAVFAFLFAIRFTGRGQWLTWSVRTLLISLPVILLIVSFLPFELGVETTSQAGILTQRVIGLVSGVLTPLYAIAAAILLWAAISRDAVPYGQGLLPAGSLLVLALAPILSSVFAHSERIFPVVLLLAGGGLLATLHWHRPLEQLPVARPVVQSRIVDELSEPVVAIDRKDRVVDLNTAAEDTFGCEQAAVVGRPVQRIFDDAVLAHEERQLIRVSDGVLTVVPEAVDDTDGVPLGTVLLFGDATDQRLRERQTRMLTDLLSEVIGVQLDEIARLASSVEERDSCNTPGVAPSDARADPEGVGERIRTRSDLLLTVGKRAREMEQALAGTSLEESSDLLTGIRTAAARSSIQADEHTIQATGESYTVAVPHPLLIAGFAAVFDTVTIRNRSVTISFEADTGGRGANDGSVAGSESGTGSDAGASNRQPGPQLAVMAADGHGYDGVVHVDIRTDSRDDDADPVAEPTAEHPAAKLLSLIAIDAGGSVGVDGTPWEHLRLALPARKTRSGGER, encoded by the coding sequence ATGTCACCCTACGGGATTTCTCTCTCCCACTCGCTGCTTGGCGCCGCCGCTTTACTGATCGCAGTTGCGCTCACCCGATCGGCGTGGAATCGACGAAGCAGGCCCGGAGCCAGAGCGCTAGCTACTGTCGGGGGTTTGCTCACGCTCGGTAGTATCGCTTTCATAGTCATGTTCGTCTACCCGGCACGGTATCAGGGACTTTGGATCGTAACGTTGTACAACACCTCCGGGTTCGTCGCCGTTTTCGCGTTCCTGTTCGCTATCAGGTTTACCGGGCGCGGCCAGTGGCTCACTTGGTCGGTTCGAACTCTCTTGATATCGCTACCAGTCATACTTCTGATAGTAAGTTTCCTCCCGTTCGAACTGGGTGTCGAGACGACATCGCAGGCGGGTATCCTCACTCAGCGCGTAATCGGGCTCGTCTCCGGAGTGCTTACTCCGCTGTACGCTATCGCCGCAGCCATCCTTCTCTGGGCGGCAATCTCTCGAGACGCCGTGCCGTATGGACAGGGGCTCTTACCGGCGGGGTCACTTCTCGTGTTGGCTCTGGCCCCGATCCTGTCGTCGGTATTTGCCCACTCGGAACGGATCTTTCCTGTCGTCCTGCTCCTTGCAGGCGGGGGGCTCTTGGCCACGCTGCACTGGCACCGGCCGTTAGAACAACTTCCGGTTGCCCGGCCGGTAGTCCAGAGTCGTATCGTCGATGAGTTGTCGGAACCGGTCGTGGCTATCGACCGCAAGGACAGGGTGGTCGATCTCAACACTGCCGCCGAAGACACGTTCGGCTGCGAGCAGGCGGCCGTGGTCGGACGCCCCGTCCAACGTATCTTCGACGATGCGGTGCTGGCACACGAGGAGCGACAACTGATTCGAGTGAGCGATGGAGTCTTGACCGTCGTTCCGGAGGCCGTTGACGACACCGACGGCGTTCCCCTCGGCACGGTACTGCTGTTCGGAGACGCGACCGACCAACGGCTCCGCGAGCGGCAAACGCGCATGCTGACCGACCTCCTCTCCGAAGTGATCGGCGTCCAGCTCGACGAAATCGCAAGGCTCGCATCGTCGGTTGAAGAACGGGATAGTTGTAACACGCCCGGAGTCGCGCCGAGCGACGCGCGGGCCGACCCCGAGGGTGTGGGCGAACGAATCCGGACACGTAGCGACCTCCTGCTCACAGTCGGGAAGCGTGCAAGAGAGATGGAACAAGCGCTCGCCGGGACTTCCTTGGAAGAATCAAGCGACCTGCTGACAGGGATTCGGACCGCCGCGGCGCGCAGTTCGATACAGGCAGACGAGCACACCATCCAAGCGACCGGAGAGTCGTACACCGTCGCAGTCCCACACCCGCTCTTGATTGCGGGGTTCGCGGCCGTTTTCGACACTGTCACGATCCGGAACCGTTCGGTGACCATCTCGTTCGAGGCCGACACCGGAGGGCGGGGCGCAAACGACGGATCGGTCGCTGGCTCCGAGTCGGGAACCGGATCCGATGCGGGCGCATCGAACCGCCAGCCGGGTCCGCAACTGGCCGTTATGGCAGCCGACGGTCACGGATACGACGGAGTCGTACACGTCGATATACGAACGGACTCCCGCGACGATGACGCCGATCCGGTGGCAGAGCCCACCGCGGAGCATCCCGCAGCGAAGCTGCTCTCGTTGATTGCCATCGATGCTGGTGGGAGCGTGGGTGTCGACGGGACACCTTGGGAACATCTCCGCTTGGCGCTTCCCGCACGCAAGACCCGGTCTGGGGGTGAGCGATGA